One Curtobacterium sp. BH-2-1-1 genomic region harbors:
- a CDS encoding spore photoproduct lyase family protein yields the protein MPEPRTRALLDVRRIYAEPAALELQRGQEVVGQWPDAEIVPVESHWNIPEVHGDERNVQRWVRIKTEALVLGVKKSLVTRPNGRSADFIAPSTANGCAMACAYCYVPRRKGYSNPVTVFANIDQITKHVARNIAKQGPKTEPNQCDPHAWVYDIGENSDCSVDAMLSDNVRDLCDLFRMSPTAKASFATKYVNRDLLDWDPMGRTRIRFSLMPHETAKVTDIRTSPIAERIAAVNDFVDAGYEVHLNFSPVILTPMWESDWADLLRQVDDVLSPAAKAQLAAEVIFLTHNEPLHEVNLGWHPKAEDLLWRPDLQEQKVSQNGAVNVRYRSGMKGQLVERFRELVAEHLPSCRIRYAF from the coding sequence ATGCCCGAACCCCGCACCCGCGCCCTGCTCGACGTCCGCCGGATCTACGCCGAGCCGGCAGCCCTCGAGCTCCAGCGCGGGCAGGAGGTCGTCGGGCAGTGGCCCGACGCCGAGATCGTCCCCGTCGAGTCGCACTGGAACATCCCCGAGGTGCACGGCGACGAACGGAACGTCCAGCGGTGGGTGCGCATCAAGACCGAGGCGCTCGTCCTCGGCGTGAAGAAGTCGCTCGTGACCCGGCCGAACGGGCGCTCCGCGGACTTCATCGCCCCGTCGACGGCGAACGGCTGCGCCATGGCGTGCGCCTACTGCTACGTCCCACGGCGCAAGGGCTACAGCAACCCCGTGACGGTCTTCGCGAACATCGACCAGATCACGAAGCACGTCGCCCGCAACATCGCGAAGCAGGGACCGAAGACCGAGCCGAACCAGTGCGACCCGCACGCGTGGGTCTACGACATCGGCGAGAACAGCGACTGCTCGGTGGACGCGATGCTCAGCGACAACGTGCGGGACCTCTGCGACCTGTTCCGGATGTCACCGACCGCCAAGGCCTCCTTCGCGACGAAGTACGTCAACCGCGACCTGCTCGACTGGGACCCGATGGGCCGCACGCGCATCCGGTTCTCGCTCATGCCGCACGAGACCGCGAAGGTCACCGACATCCGCACCAGCCCGATCGCCGAGAGGATCGCCGCGGTGAACGACTTCGTCGACGCCGGGTACGAGGTCCACCTCAACTTCTCGCCCGTCATCCTGACCCCGATGTGGGAGTCCGACTGGGCCGACCTCCTGCGTCAGGTGGACGACGTCCTGTCCCCGGCCGCGAAGGCGCAGCTCGCGGCCGAGGTCATCTTCCTCACCCACAACGAGCCCCTGCACGAGGTCAACCTCGGCTGGCACCCGAAGGCCGAGGACCTGCTGTGGCGCCCGGACCTGCAGGAGCAGAAGGTGTCGCAGAACGGCGCGGTCAACGTCCGCTACCGCTCCGGGATGAAGGGGCAGCTGGTCGAGCGGTTCCGGGAACTCGTCGCGGAGCACCTGCCGAGCTGCCGCATCCGCTACGCCTTCTGA
- a CDS encoding CsbD family protein, whose translation MSLGDKAKDVTQKVVGKVEEAVGKHTDDDELKHQGQKDQVMGEGRLETEKAKDHLDGH comes from the coding sequence ATGTCGCTCGGAGACAAGGCGAAGGACGTCACCCAGAAGGTCGTCGGCAAGGTCGAGGAAGCGGTCGGCAAGCACACGGACGACGACGAGCTCAAGCACCAGGGCCAGAAGGACCAGGTCATGGGCGAGGGCCGTCTCGAGACCGAGAAGGCGAAGGACCACCTCGACGGTCACTGA
- a CDS encoding SDR family oxidoreductase, producing the protein MTLDDTAAQSPDRLRALVVGASGITGSALVSHLLDLGWEVTALSRRPLARDGVRTVAADLRDPDSLGTALADERPTHVFFTAWQRQDTEAENIRVNGGMVRDLLAALAPAPLEHVALVTGLKHYLGPFEAYAAGEMPDTPFHEEEPRLDTPNFYYAQEDELFAAADRQGFTWSVHRSHTVIGHAVGNAMNMGLTIAVQATLAKELGLDFVFPGSEAQWNGLTDMTDAGILAEHMVWASTTPEGADEAFNIVNGDVFRWRWMWPRLAAHLGVDPARVVGYEDAPRPLEEQMAPHEAAWADIAERHGLVEPDITRLASWWHTDADLGRAMEVVTDMGKSRDAGFTAFRRTERAFAELFDRYRADRLIP; encoded by the coding sequence ATGACCCTCGACGACACCGCCGCACAGTCCCCCGACCGTCTCCGAGCCCTCGTGGTGGGTGCCAGCGGCATCACTGGATCGGCGCTCGTCTCGCACCTGCTCGACCTCGGGTGGGAGGTGACCGCGCTCTCCCGCCGGCCCCTCGCCCGCGACGGTGTCCGCACCGTGGCCGCGGACCTGCGGGACCCGGACTCGCTAGGCACCGCCCTCGCCGACGAGCGCCCGACCCACGTCTTCTTCACCGCGTGGCAGCGGCAGGACACCGAGGCCGAGAACATCCGCGTGAACGGCGGCATGGTGCGCGACCTCCTCGCAGCCCTCGCCCCCGCGCCGCTCGAGCACGTCGCCCTCGTCACCGGGCTGAAGCACTACCTCGGCCCGTTCGAGGCGTACGCCGCCGGCGAGATGCCCGACACCCCGTTCCACGAGGAGGAACCGCGCCTCGACACCCCGAACTTCTACTACGCCCAGGAGGATGAGCTCTTCGCCGCCGCCGACCGCCAGGGCTTCACGTGGTCGGTGCACCGCTCGCACACGGTGATCGGCCACGCGGTCGGCAACGCGATGAACATGGGGCTGACGATCGCGGTGCAGGCGACCCTGGCGAAGGAGCTCGGTCTGGACTTCGTGTTCCCGGGCAGCGAGGCGCAGTGGAACGGCCTCACCGACATGACCGACGCCGGCATCCTGGCCGAGCACATGGTCTGGGCGTCGACCACGCCCGAGGGTGCCGACGAGGCGTTCAACATCGTGAACGGCGACGTGTTCCGCTGGCGCTGGATGTGGCCCCGGCTCGCCGCCCACCTCGGTGTCGACCCAGCGCGGGTCGTGGGGTACGAGGATGCGCCGCGTCCGCTCGAGGAGCAGATGGCGCCGCACGAGGCTGCATGGGCCGACATCGCGGAGCGCCACGGCCTCGTCGAACCCGACATCACCCGGCTCGCCTCGTGGTGGCACACCGACGCCGACCTCGGTCGCGCGATGGAGGTCGTCACCGACATGGGCAAGAGCCGCGACGCCGGTTTCACCGCCTTCCGTCGCACCGAACGTGCCTTCGCCGAGCTCTTCGACCGCTACCGCGCCGACCGACTGATCCCCTGA
- a CDS encoding DUF3253 domain-containing protein produces the protein MGRAIRTEADAAANEAEHADRTCASCGRRMPGSAAPDAKYCSAACRKHGVDETDLALEQRIDELLAARARTSSICPSDAARALDPDGWRDLMEPARRAARRMMSRGEVEITQHGSVVDPSTAKGPIRIRRPR, from the coding sequence ATGGGACGAGCGATCAGGACCGAGGCGGACGCCGCCGCGAACGAGGCGGAGCACGCCGATCGGACGTGTGCCTCGTGCGGCCGCCGGATGCCCGGTTCCGCCGCCCCGGATGCGAAGTACTGCTCGGCCGCGTGCCGGAAGCACGGCGTGGACGAGACCGACCTCGCGCTCGAACAGCGCATCGACGAACTCCTCGCCGCACGGGCCCGCACGTCCAGCATCTGCCCGTCCGACGCCGCCCGGGCCCTCGACCCCGACGGCTGGCGTGACCTGATGGAACCCGCCCGGCGTGCGGCGCGGCGGATGATGTCCAGAGGCGAGGTCGAGATCACCCAGCACGGCAGCGTCGTCGACCCGTCCACCGCCAAGGGTCCGATCCGTATCCGCAGACCGCGCTGA
- a CDS encoding alpha-amylase family glycosyl hydrolase, protein MNTDTAPERPAEPAWVEHVMWWHVYPLGFVGADVRPDTPVDGRPVDHRLGRIEPWLDHVVDLGLNGLLLGPVFTSSTHGYDTVDHFRIDPRLGDDDDFDRLVTAAHDRGIRVLLDGVFNHVGREHPAFRAVEEQGPDAPTADLFAIDWAGWSPGDDVPVGLFEGHDILVALDHGSRATEDLVVEVMTHWLARGVDGWRLDAAYAVPTAFWAGVLPRVRERFPDAWFTGEVIHGDTAAFVRASTVDSTTQYELWQGIWHGIADRNCFELAHAVERHDELLAAQAPSTFVGNHDVTRIASSVGERFAGHAAAVLFTVAGTPSVWAGDEYGWTGVKEERVGGDDAVRPEFPAAPPESVELTHAYEALIALRRREPWLHRAHTDVVHLTNTAIVLRTATAERAVVTALNLSPDPVDLPTAGATRVEAGGADVGDGTLRLQAAAWAVLSGS, encoded by the coding sequence GTGAACACCGACACCGCACCCGAGCGTCCCGCTGAGCCCGCCTGGGTCGAGCACGTCATGTGGTGGCACGTCTACCCGCTCGGGTTCGTCGGTGCCGACGTCCGGCCGGACACCCCCGTGGACGGACGCCCCGTCGACCACCGGCTCGGCCGCATCGAGCCCTGGCTCGACCACGTCGTGGACCTCGGGCTGAACGGGCTGCTGCTGGGCCCCGTCTTCACGAGCTCGACGCACGGCTACGACACGGTCGACCACTTCCGGATCGACCCGCGGCTCGGTGACGACGACGACTTCGACCGGCTCGTCACGGCCGCGCACGACCGGGGGATCCGGGTCCTGCTCGACGGGGTGTTCAACCACGTCGGACGGGAGCACCCGGCCTTCCGCGCCGTCGAGGAGCAGGGCCCGGACGCGCCGACGGCGGATCTGTTCGCGATCGACTGGGCAGGCTGGTCGCCCGGCGACGACGTGCCGGTGGGACTGTTCGAGGGGCACGACATCCTGGTCGCGCTCGACCACGGCAGCCGGGCCACCGAGGACCTCGTCGTCGAGGTGATGACGCACTGGCTCGCACGAGGCGTCGACGGCTGGCGACTCGACGCGGCCTACGCGGTACCGACGGCGTTCTGGGCAGGGGTGCTGCCGCGCGTCCGGGAGCGCTTCCCGGACGCCTGGTTCACGGGCGAGGTCATCCACGGGGACACGGCTGCGTTCGTCCGCGCCTCGACGGTCGACTCCACCACGCAGTACGAGCTCTGGCAGGGCATCTGGCACGGCATCGCCGACCGGAACTGCTTCGAGCTCGCCCACGCCGTCGAACGGCACGACGAACTGCTGGCCGCACAGGCACCGAGCACGTTCGTCGGCAACCACGACGTGACGCGCATCGCGAGTTCCGTGGGGGAGCGGTTCGCCGGGCACGCCGCCGCCGTCCTCTTCACGGTCGCCGGGACCCCGAGCGTCTGGGCCGGTGACGAGTACGGCTGGACGGGGGTGAAGGAGGAGCGCGTCGGCGGGGACGATGCCGTCCGCCCGGAGTTCCCGGCCGCTCCGCCCGAGTCCGTGGAGCTCACGCACGCGTACGAGGCGCTCATCGCCCTCCGTCGCCGCGAGCCCTGGCTGCACCGCGCCCACACCGACGTCGTCCACCTGACGAACACCGCGATCGTGCTGCGGACCGCGACCGCGGAGCGGGCGGTGGTGACCGCCCTGAACCTGTCGCCCGATCCCGTAGACCTGCCCACAGCGGGTGCGACGCGCGTCGAGGCGGGCGGAGCCGACGTCGGGGACGGGACCCTGCGCCTCCAGGCCGCCGCCTGGGCCGTGCTCTCCGGATCGTGA
- the mmsB gene encoding multiple monosaccharide ABC transporter permease: MNALKSAAGYLTGQLRQIGLFIALIVIVIFFQVTTNGITLAPINVSNLIVQNSYILILAIGMVMVIIAGHIDLSVGSVVAFTGAMAGVMITQWGLPWPIAVVLCLVVGALVGAWQGFWIAYFGIPAFIVTLAGMLAFRGAAQIVLHNQQISPFPEGFRSLGSGFLPSFGTTGYEPLTMILGFAAAIVLVVTAFRGRATRRKYQLEGEPFAWFITKLAFTVALVIYVALLLASYNGTPIVLVVLGALVVIYSVVMRSAVFGRHIYAIGGNALAAQLSGVKTKRVTFLLFVNMGVISALAGVVFTGQLNLAAPGAGNGFELDAIAAVFIGGAAVTGGIGTVPGAIVGGLIIGILNNGMSILGIGTEYQSLIKGLVLLAAVAFDVFNKRRAASARK, encoded by the coding sequence ATGAACGCGCTTAAGTCCGCCGCCGGCTACCTCACCGGGCAGCTCCGACAGATCGGCCTGTTCATCGCGCTGATCGTCATCGTCATCTTCTTCCAGGTGACGACGAACGGCATCACCCTCGCCCCGATCAACGTCTCGAACCTGATCGTCCAGAACAGCTACATCCTCATCCTCGCCATCGGCATGGTGATGGTCATCATCGCCGGGCACATCGACCTCTCGGTCGGCTCGGTCGTGGCCTTCACCGGCGCCATGGCCGGTGTCATGATCACGCAGTGGGGCCTGCCCTGGCCGATCGCGGTCGTGCTCTGCCTGGTGGTCGGCGCCCTCGTCGGTGCCTGGCAGGGGTTCTGGATCGCCTACTTCGGGATCCCCGCGTTCATCGTCACGCTCGCGGGCATGCTCGCGTTCCGTGGCGCCGCGCAGATCGTCCTGCACAACCAGCAGATCTCGCCGTTCCCGGAGGGCTTCCGCTCCCTCGGCTCCGGCTTCCTGCCGTCGTTCGGCACCACCGGGTACGAGCCCCTCACGATGATCCTCGGCTTCGCGGCCGCGATCGTCCTCGTGGTCACGGCGTTCCGCGGTCGTGCCACCCGGCGCAAGTACCAGCTCGAGGGCGAGCCGTTCGCCTGGTTCATCACGAAGCTCGCCTTCACGGTCGCGCTCGTCATCTACGTGGCGCTCCTGCTCGCGAGCTACAACGGCACCCCGATCGTGCTCGTCGTGCTCGGTGCGCTCGTGGTGATCTACTCGGTCGTCATGCGGAGCGCGGTGTTCGGCCGCCACATCTACGCGATCGGCGGGAACGCCCTCGCCGCCCAGCTCTCCGGTGTGAAGACGAAGCGGGTCACGTTCCTGCTCTTCGTCAACATGGGCGTCATCTCGGCCCTGGCCGGCGTGGTGTTCACCGGCCAGCTCAACCTCGCGGCTCCGGGTGCCGGCAACGGCTTCGAGCTCGACGCCATCGCCGCGGTGTTCATCGGCGGCGCGGCCGTCACCGGTGGCATCGGGACGGTGCCGGGAGCGATCGTCGGTGGTCTCATCATCGGCATCCTGAACAACGGCATGTCGATCCTCGGCATCGGGACCGAGTACCAGTCGCTCATCAAGGGCCTGGTGCTGCTCGCCGCCGTCGCGTTCGACGTGTTCAACAAGCGCCGGGCGGCGTCCGCGCGCAAGTAG
- the mmsA gene encoding multiple monosaccharide ABC transporter ATP-binding protein — MADTILEMRDITKTFPGVKALQGVSIEVERGQVHAICGENGAGKSTLMKVLSGVYPHGSFDGEILIDGSPVEFGDINGSEAAGVVIIHQELALSPFLSIAENIFLGNEQSKAGFIDWNKTNLAAAELLQRVGLKDNPVTKIVDIGVGKQQLVEIAKALSKRVKLLILDEPTAALNDDDSAHLLDLIRSLQAEGMTAIIISHKLNEIKAIADKVTIIRDGKTIETLDMHADDVSEDRIIRGMVGRDLSNRYPEREDPQIGEELLRIEDWTVHHQLDASREIIHQANLSVRAGEVVGIAGLMGAGRTELAMSVFGQSYGTGISGTVYKRGVPIKTHTVSQAIDNGIAYVTEDRKRYGLNLIDDIKRNISGSALGKLANWGFVNASEETTVAGQFLRSLNIKAPNVDVVTGKLSGGNQQKVVLSKWMYADPDVLILDEPTRGIDVGAKYEIYTIINQLADQGKGIIVISSELPELLGICDRIYTLSEGTITADVPRSEATPEALMQYMTQERETPVNERA, encoded by the coding sequence ATGGCGGACACCATCCTCGAGATGCGTGACATCACCAAGACGTTCCCCGGGGTCAAGGCGCTGCAGGGGGTCTCGATCGAGGTCGAGCGCGGCCAGGTCCACGCGATCTGCGGCGAGAACGGCGCCGGCAAGTCCACCCTGATGAAGGTGCTGTCCGGGGTCTACCCGCACGGCTCCTTCGACGGCGAGATCCTCATCGACGGATCCCCCGTCGAGTTCGGCGACATCAACGGCTCGGAAGCGGCCGGGGTCGTGATCATCCACCAGGAGCTCGCGCTCAGCCCGTTCCTGTCGATCGCCGAGAACATCTTCCTCGGCAACGAACAGTCGAAGGCCGGGTTCATCGACTGGAACAAGACGAACCTCGCGGCCGCCGAGCTCCTGCAGCGCGTCGGCCTCAAGGACAACCCGGTCACGAAGATCGTCGACATCGGCGTCGGCAAGCAGCAGCTCGTCGAGATCGCGAAGGCCCTGTCGAAGCGGGTGAAGCTCCTCATCCTCGACGAGCCGACGGCGGCGCTGAACGACGACGACTCGGCGCACCTGCTCGACCTCATCCGGTCGCTGCAGGCCGAGGGGATGACGGCGATCATCATCAGCCACAAGCTCAACGAGATCAAGGCGATCGCGGACAAGGTCACGATCATCCGCGACGGCAAGACCATCGAGACGCTCGACATGCACGCCGACGACGTCTCCGAGGACCGGATCATCCGCGGCATGGTCGGTCGCGACCTGTCGAACCGGTACCCCGAGCGCGAGGACCCGCAGATCGGCGAGGAACTCCTCCGCATCGAGGACTGGACCGTCCACCACCAGCTCGACGCCTCGCGCGAGATCATCCACCAGGCGAACCTCTCCGTCCGGGCGGGCGAGGTCGTCGGCATCGCCGGGCTCATGGGCGCCGGACGGACCGAGCTCGCGATGAGCGTGTTCGGCCAGTCCTACGGCACCGGGATCAGCGGCACCGTGTACAAGCGCGGCGTCCCGATCAAGACCCACACGGTGTCGCAAGCGATCGACAACGGCATCGCGTACGTCACCGAGGACCGGAAGCGCTACGGGCTCAACCTCATCGACGACATCAAGCGGAACATCTCCGGGTCGGCGCTCGGGAAGCTCGCGAACTGGGGCTTCGTCAACGCGTCCGAGGAGACCACCGTCGCCGGGCAGTTCCTCCGGAGCCTCAACATCAAGGCACCGAACGTCGACGTCGTCACCGGGAAGCTCTCCGGCGGCAACCAGCAGAAGGTCGTCCTGTCGAAGTGGATGTACGCCGACCCCGACGTGCTCATCCTCGACGAGCCCACGCGGGGCATCGACGTCGGCGCGAAGTACGAGATCTACACGATCATCAACCAGCTCGCGGACCAGGGGAAGGGGATCATCGTGATCTCCTCCGAACTCCCCGAGCTCCTCGGCATCTGCGACCGCATCTACACGCTCTCCGAGGGCACGATCACCGCCGACGTGCCCCGCTCCGAGGCCACGCCCGAGGCCCTCATGCAGTACATGACCCAGGAACGGGAGACCCCTGTCAATGAACGCGCTTAA
- the chvE gene encoding multiple monosaccharide ABC transporter substrate-binding protein, which translates to MMKRKIVAGVAALGIAIALAGCSAGGRASTDGGSSSGDNKGALVGVAMPTKVSERWIKDGNAVKSDLEKAGYKVDLEYGDNKVQQQAQQVSNMITKGAKVLIIASIDGGALSDQLDAAAKAGIKVISYDRLLTGNKNVDYYVSFDNEKVGVDQATSLLTGLGVLDADGKKTGEKGPFNIEVFAGSLDDNNAGFFFDGAMKTLKPYLEDGTLKIQSGQDQLSQAATQQWDPATAKARMQNLIAKSYSGGTTLNGVLSPYDGMSIGIISALQGAGYGSSDRPLPTITGQDAEQASVKSIIAGQQYSTIYKDTRKLAKQSVTMAEDLLTGKKPEVNDTKSYDNKVKVVPTYLFQPTVVTKDNYKEVLVDSGYYTEADLK; encoded by the coding sequence ATGATGAAGCGCAAGATCGTCGCGGGCGTCGCCGCCCTCGGCATCGCCATCGCACTCGCCGGCTGCTCCGCCGGCGGACGCGCGTCCACCGACGGTGGGAGCAGCAGCGGCGACAACAAGGGCGCCCTGGTGGGCGTCGCGATGCCGACCAAGGTCTCGGAACGCTGGATCAAGGACGGCAACGCCGTCAAGAGCGACCTCGAGAAGGCCGGCTACAAGGTCGACCTCGAGTACGGCGACAACAAGGTCCAGCAGCAGGCGCAGCAGGTCAGCAACATGATCACGAAGGGCGCGAAGGTCCTCATCATCGCGTCGATCGACGGCGGAGCGCTCTCCGACCAGCTCGACGCCGCCGCCAAGGCCGGCATCAAGGTGATCTCCTACGACCGCCTGCTCACGGGCAACAAGAACGTCGACTACTACGTGTCGTTCGACAACGAGAAGGTCGGCGTCGACCAGGCGACGAGCCTGCTCACCGGCCTCGGCGTGCTCGACGCGGACGGCAAGAAGACCGGCGAGAAGGGCCCCTTCAACATCGAGGTCTTCGCCGGCTCGCTCGACGACAACAACGCGGGCTTCTTCTTCGACGGTGCGATGAAGACCCTCAAGCCGTACCTCGAGGACGGCACCCTGAAGATCCAGTCCGGCCAGGACCAGCTCTCCCAGGCCGCGACGCAGCAGTGGGACCCGGCGACCGCCAAGGCCCGCATGCAGAACCTCATCGCGAAGTCGTACTCCGGCGGCACCACGCTGAACGGCGTGCTCTCGCCCTACGACGGCATGTCGATCGGCATCATCTCGGCGCTGCAGGGCGCCGGGTACGGCTCGAGCGACCGCCCGCTCCCGACCATCACGGGACAGGACGCCGAGCAGGCCAGCGTGAAGTCGATCATCGCCGGTCAGCAGTACTCGACCATCTACAAGGACACGCGCAAGCTCGCCAAGCAGTCGGTCACCATGGCCGAGGACCTGCTCACCGGCAAGAAGCCCGAGGTCAACGACACGAAGAGCTACGACAACAAGGTCAAGGTCGTCCCGACCTACCTGTTCCAGCCGACCGTCGTGACGAAGGACAACTACAAGGAAGTCCTCGTCGACTCGGGCTACTACACCGAGGCCGACCTCAAGTAG
- a CDS encoding substrate-binding domain-containing protein — translation MTTTTALGDAGGKRRKAPTIFDVAERAGVSHQTVSRVINGDPTVREQFRAQVSDAVTELGYRPRAAARALAGGRSRALGIITAGDALYGPSSTAIGFERAARSAGYHVLLSTLPDDPRPVDLSNALVTLLAQDVAAIVLVAADNRVLDALASLTVPVSVPVVVANAVQRDAARAPVAPSVAAVAIDQAAGTSLVMEHLFARGHRRIVHIAGPAVSQESEVRRVTYERIMRDAGLEPVVLDGDWTPASGFAAARTIDVHTVDAVFAGNDQMALGVLHAFADEGLRVPDDIAVVGFDDVPEAAHFTPPLTTVRQDFRAMGERVLDTVRALVEGEPRDETLLVPELVVRRSA, via the coding sequence GTGACGACCACGACCGCGCTCGGGGACGCCGGCGGCAAACGTCGCAAGGCACCCACGATCTTCGACGTCGCCGAGCGCGCGGGCGTCTCCCACCAGACCGTCTCGCGAGTGATCAACGGCGACCCGACGGTCCGCGAGCAGTTCCGCGCCCAGGTGTCCGACGCGGTCACCGAGCTCGGGTACCGGCCCCGTGCCGCTGCCCGGGCGCTCGCCGGGGGGCGCAGTCGGGCGCTCGGCATCATCACCGCCGGGGACGCGCTGTACGGACCGTCGAGCACCGCCATCGGGTTCGAGCGGGCAGCCCGGTCCGCCGGCTACCACGTCCTGCTCTCCACCCTGCCCGACGACCCGCGGCCCGTCGACCTGTCGAACGCCCTCGTGACGCTGCTCGCCCAGGACGTCGCCGCCATCGTGCTCGTCGCCGCCGACAACCGGGTGCTCGACGCCCTCGCCTCGCTGACCGTCCCGGTCTCGGTGCCCGTCGTCGTCGCGAACGCCGTGCAGCGGGACGCGGCCAGGGCCCCGGTGGCACCGAGCGTCGCGGCGGTCGCGATCGACCAGGCGGCGGGGACCTCGCTCGTGATGGAGCACCTGTTCGCCCGCGGGCACCGCCGGATCGTGCACATCGCCGGCCCCGCGGTCTCGCAGGAGTCCGAGGTCCGCCGGGTGACCTACGAGCGGATCATGCGCGACGCCGGACTCGAACCCGTGGTACTCGACGGCGACTGGACCCCGGCGAGCGGGTTCGCGGCGGCCCGGACGATCGACGTGCACACGGTCGACGCGGTCTTCGCCGGGAACGACCAGATGGCGCTCGGGGTCCTGCACGCCTTCGCCGACGAGGGACTGCGGGTGCCGGACGACATCGCCGTGGTGGGCTTCGACGACGTTCCCGAGGCGGCGCACTTCACGCCGCCGCTCACCACCGTGCGGCAGGACTTCCGGGCGATGGGGGAGCGGGTGCTCGACACCGTGCGGGCCCTCGTCGAGGGGGAGCCGCGGGACGAGACGTTGCTCGTGCCCGAGCTCGTGGTGCGCCGGAGCGCGTAG
- a CDS encoding carbohydrate ABC transporter permease — translation MSTTASRAGLAAPDLSTRTLTTSGDGGRRRRHQGSVRHPRDTAVKRTLYVIAGVGATLVFGVPLIWSILRAFQSEAVITQAADPATFFQLGWQNFGAVFSPSSHLLTGVVNSLVVSIATAVLTAVIATMAGYGFARFRFRGSGVVFGLVLLTMMVPFQAILTPLYLEMNAMKLTNSLLGLVLFYTTVNLPFGVFVMRNAFESIPTELEDSAFVDGASRFRVVVSVLRPLLLPGAATAALYAFLASWTEFLGALTFLTKDSLYTLPVALLNLQTGAYGQVSYGNLVAGSVVAMIPCIALYVGLQRFYVAGLSSGALKG, via the coding sequence ATGAGCACCACCGCTTCCCGTGCGGGCCTCGCGGCCCCGGACCTGTCCACCCGCACGCTCACCACCTCCGGCGACGGAGGCCGCCGTCGCCGCCACCAGGGCAGCGTGCGCCACCCGCGTGACACCGCGGTGAAGCGCACGCTGTACGTCATCGCCGGGGTCGGCGCGACGCTGGTGTTCGGCGTCCCGCTCATCTGGTCGATCCTGCGGGCCTTCCAGTCCGAGGCCGTCATCACGCAGGCGGCCGACCCGGCGACGTTCTTCCAGCTCGGCTGGCAGAACTTCGGCGCGGTCTTCAGCCCCTCGTCGCACCTGCTCACCGGCGTCGTGAACTCGCTCGTCGTGTCGATCGCCACGGCCGTCCTGACCGCCGTGATCGCGACGATGGCCGGGTACGGGTTCGCCCGGTTCCGGTTCCGCGGTTCCGGCGTCGTCTTCGGGCTGGTGCTGCTGACGATGATGGTGCCGTTCCAGGCGATCCTCACGCCGCTGTACCTCGAGATGAACGCGATGAAGCTCACGAACTCGCTGCTCGGGCTCGTGCTCTTCTACACGACGGTGAACCTGCCGTTCGGGGTGTTCGTGATGCGGAACGCGTTCGAGTCGATCCCGACGGAGCTCGAGGACTCGGCGTTCGTCGACGGCGCCTCCCGCTTCCGGGTCGTCGTGTCGGTGCTGCGGCCGCTGCTGCTGCCGGGTGCCGCGACGGCCGCGCTGTACGCGTTCCTGGCGTCGTGGACGGAGTTCCTCGGGGCGCTGACCTTCCTCACGAAGGACTCGCTCTACACCTTGCCCGTCGCGCTGCTCAACCTGCAGACCGGGGCGTACGGGCAGGTGTCGTACGGGAACCTCGTGGCCGGGTCGGTCGTGGCGATGATCCCGTGCATCGCGCTGTACGTCGGGCTGCAGCGGTTCTACGTCGCCGGGCTGTCGTCCGGCGCGCTGAAGGGCTGA